In Candidatus Saccharibacteria bacterium oral taxon 488, one DNA window encodes the following:
- a CDS encoding PadR family transcriptional regulator — translation MSVQYTLLGFLAEESNYGYELKKKYDGYFGKDKPILTGQIYSTLARLKRDNKVKEITDTSESGGPDRVRYEITDEGKQDLQAWLESPEAPSPQLQATMYIKAVLAILKDGDASPYLDNQRQAHIQRMRELTAQRRDSNLSDMLLIDHALYHLEADLRWIELTISRLTRLKEEILHEQTNN, via the coding sequence ATGAGCGTTCAATATACCCTGTTAGGTTTTTTAGCGGAAGAGTCAAATTATGGCTATGAGTTAAAGAAAAAATATGACGGCTATTTTGGTAAGGACAAGCCAATTTTAACCGGTCAGATATATTCAACTCTGGCGCGGCTCAAACGCGACAACAAGGTCAAAGAAATTACTGATACCAGCGAATCGGGCGGGCCGGATCGGGTTCGGTATGAAATTACCGACGAGGGTAAGCAAGATTTGCAGGCGTGGCTGGAATCACCAGAGGCGCCGTCGCCGCAACTGCAAGCGACCATGTATATCAAAGCAGTGCTGGCCATCCTGAAGGACGGTGACGCTTCGCCGTATCTGGATAATCAACGGCAGGCGCACATCCAACGGATGCGTGAGCTGACAGCTCAGCGGCGTGACAGCAATTTATCGGATATGCTGCTGATCGATCATGCGCTGTATCATTTGGAGGCGGATTTACGCTGGATTGAATTAACTATTTCGCGGTTAACGCGGCTAAAGGAGGAAATTTTGCATGAGCAAACCAATAATTAG
- a CDS encoding thioredoxin domain-containing protein: protein MNRQKTAGIALIWVILGIMITGIVALFIYGIVNRPPNRHIGDGKPWNEKMSQGSTSAKHVFVDYTDYFCSFCAEVEAATNADFFKNEYLKSGKVRYEHRVVTLLKEVTDNTETGAHAAFCAADQDKYWQYTHDIVPRIKRDYFDKGIGVKNVAVPQKIPPLPLGYFLASAKNIGMDEATFTDCITKKPHQKEIDDSTQKALSLGVSGLPYMVVNDYVASGFMGGENGLKAILKAGGVN from the coding sequence ATGAATCGACAAAAAACAGCCGGCATAGCACTCATTTGGGTCATCTTGGGGATTATGATCACGGGAATTGTAGCACTATTTATTTATGGTATTGTCAATCGCCCGCCAAATCGCCACATTGGTGACGGCAAGCCGTGGAACGAAAAGATGTCGCAAGGCTCTACGAGCGCCAAGCACGTATTCGTTGACTATACTGATTATTTCTGCTCATTCTGTGCCGAAGTTGAAGCAGCCACCAACGCTGATTTCTTCAAAAATGAGTATCTCAAATCAGGCAAAGTTCGCTACGAACACCGCGTGGTGACGCTGCTCAAAGAAGTTACCGACAACACAGAAACTGGCGCTCACGCTGCTTTTTGCGCCGCTGACCAAGACAAATATTGGCAATATACACACGACATCGTGCCACGCATCAAACGTGATTATTTTGACAAAGGAATTGGTGTGAAAAACGTTGCCGTACCGCAAAAAATTCCACCACTGCCGTTAGGCTACTTCCTGGCTTCTGCTAAAAATATTGGCATGGATGAGGCAACATTTACTGATTGTATAACCAAAAAACCTCACCAAAAAGAGATTGATGACAGCACCCAAAAAGCCCTTTCGCTTGGCGTGAGCGGTCTACCATACATGGTAGTCAATGACTATGTCGCCAGTGGATTTATGGGCGGCGAAAATGGACTGAAGGCAATTTTGAAAGCTGGTGGAGTGAACTAA
- a CDS encoding polysaccharide deacetylase family protein: MSAKKTQTKSQKLSKERPSTQPRREPKTSTAPQSTSKLSSVLFAILLLLAVVAMAALFYLQSIQLPVQRPTVLEDEKYYFTDSRYAGIRSKFVTRDTKREKVSIEYPITSNSKINKLIARVIDRADGDFRHTATNAPTFDRPMTETISYQVTHNNSTALSIIVNIKQDMHGAHPVSLTHFWTFDKKSGEVIGLDNLTEKSEEAIKAIVTAARHDVAQTIKQRQQPEANLDEMITKEALSNFTITDDGNTLAWPIGQASLLPSAYGEMTIKVPIAAVAKYLQNPTARKLANIPKPPEPKPAPAAPTPVNPGKVIALTFDDGPGPYTAQLLDILNQHGTKATFFLIGSKVSAQADVLRRMHAHGHQLGNHSWSHPELPKLPVNQIASEIDRTNDAIKQATGVTPTVMRPPYGAVNGVVLEQLRLHGMSSILWSVDTRDWADRNSDIVCSRAVAGAHPGAIILMHDIHQTSVNAVPCILSALKQQGYSFVTVQGLLGNMAAGAGYP; encoded by the coding sequence ATGTCTGCCAAAAAAACGCAAACGAAATCTCAAAAATTATCAAAAGAGCGACCGTCAACTCAGCCTCGTCGTGAGCCAAAAACCAGCACAGCGCCCCAAAGCACATCAAAACTAAGCAGTGTCTTATTCGCCATACTACTTTTGTTGGCGGTAGTCGCCATGGCGGCGTTATTTTATCTCCAATCCATACAACTACCCGTCCAGCGCCCAACCGTTCTGGAAGATGAAAAGTACTATTTCACCGATTCACGCTATGCTGGCATCCGCTCCAAGTTCGTAACGCGCGACACCAAACGCGAAAAGGTCTCAATTGAGTATCCAATTACTAGCAATTCCAAAATCAACAAACTCATCGCCCGAGTAATCGACCGTGCTGACGGTGATTTCCGCCACACCGCCACTAACGCTCCGACATTCGACCGACCAATGACAGAGACGATTAGTTATCAAGTTACGCATAATAATTCGACCGCTCTGTCGATCATTGTCAATATTAAACAAGATATGCACGGCGCGCATCCGGTGTCGCTGACGCATTTTTGGACGTTTGACAAGAAGTCTGGCGAGGTGATTGGCTTGGATAATTTGACCGAGAAATCGGAGGAAGCCATCAAGGCAATCGTGACAGCTGCCCGGCACGACGTCGCGCAAACCATCAAGCAGCGCCAGCAACCAGAAGCGAATCTTGATGAGATGATCACCAAGGAGGCGTTATCGAACTTTACCATCACTGATGATGGTAACACCTTGGCTTGGCCAATTGGACAGGCTTCGCTCTTACCGTCAGCCTACGGCGAAATGACGATCAAAGTGCCGATCGCCGCCGTTGCCAAATATCTGCAAAATCCGACAGCCCGGAAGCTGGCTAACATCCCCAAGCCGCCCGAGCCAAAGCCAGCGCCTGCGGCGCCAACACCCGTAAACCCAGGTAAAGTGATCGCCTTGACGTTTGACGACGGGCCGGGACCATACACCGCACAACTGCTAGACATTTTGAATCAGCATGGCACTAAAGCGACATTTTTCTTGATCGGCAGCAAAGTTTCCGCGCAAGCCGACGTATTGCGGCGCATGCATGCGCACGGCCATCAACTGGGCAATCATTCGTGGTCGCACCCAGAACTGCCTAAATTGCCCGTTAACCAAATTGCCAGCGAAATCGACCGCACCAACGACGCCATCAAGCAAGCCACCGGCGTCACACCAACTGTTATGCGCCCGCCGTACGGTGCAGTCAACGGCGTTGTCTTGGAGCAGCTTCGTCTGCACGGTATGTCGTCAATCTTGTGGTCGGTCGACACCCGCGACTGGGCCGATCGTAATAGCGACATCGTCTGCTCGCGCGCCGTCGCTGGCGCCCACCCTGGAGCCATCATCTTGATGCACGACATTCACCAAACGTCCGTTAATGCCGTGCCGTGCATCCTCAGCGCGCTGAAGCAGCAGGGGTATTCGTTTGTGACGGTGCAGGGACTACTCGGCAATATGGCGGCGGGAGCTGGATATCCGTAG
- a CDS encoding DUF167 domain-containing protein, whose translation MKISVHLKPNSRHREEVVVGDDGLLTIYTKAPAIEGRANLAAVKLLAKHFGVAPSKVKLVRGAASKYKVFEVDKTE comes from the coding sequence ATGAAAATCTCCGTCCACCTCAAGCCCAACTCTCGTCACCGCGAAGAAGTCGTGGTTGGTGATGATGGTTTGCTGACTATTTACACCAAGGCGCCAGCCATTGAAGGGCGGGCGAATCTGGCGGCGGTAAAATTACTGGCGAAGCATTTTGGCGTGGCGCCGTCAAAGGTAAAATTAGTGCGCGGTGCAGCTTCGAAATATAAGGTTTTTGAAGTTGATAAAACAGAATAG
- a CDS encoding helix-turn-helix domain-containing protein, with protein sequence MKGRQMIFAKKLKQLRQQTGWSQEQLADRLNVTRQAVAKWERGAGFPDIDNMQALAKLFNTSVDELLDYTRAGLASAIREPLDLDAYPTDMKGYSASDLAVADKFADADHIESLNRHRRLTWWQKIIDFFVGAGTLDVAFSGEAIGQLKGDRRYYLVEKSGRSWIVEVTKTYIERRELAEAFPRKKLTVGDYMYRRSGFVVKPSNKQQ encoded by the coding sequence ATGAAAGGGCGCCAAATGATTTTTGCCAAAAAACTTAAACAATTACGTCAACAAACTGGTTGGTCACAAGAACAACTAGCCGATCGACTCAACGTTACGCGACAAGCAGTTGCTAAATGGGAACGAGGTGCGGGCTTTCCAGACATAGACAATATGCAAGCACTAGCAAAATTATTCAACACTAGTGTGGACGAGCTGCTCGACTACACACGAGCAGGATTAGCTTCGGCCATACGCGAACCACTTGATCTTGATGCCTACCCAACAGATATGAAAGGATATTCAGCATCCGACCTGGCAGTTGCAGACAAATTTGCCGACGCCGACCACATTGAATCACTAAATCGCCACCGACGACTAACGTGGTGGCAAAAAATCATCGACTTTTTCGTAGGAGCTGGAACGCTTGATGTGGCTTTTTCCGGCGAAGCCATTGGACAACTTAAAGGCGATAGACGCTATTATCTGGTTGAAAAGTCCGGTCGCTCATGGATCGTCGAAGTTACAAAAACATACATTGAACGACGAGAATTAGCCGAGGCGTTCCCTCGCAAGAAATTGACGGTTGGCGATTATATGTATCGGCGAAGCGGGTTTGTTGTAAAACCATCAAATAAACAACAATAG
- a CDS encoding DEAD/DEAH box helicase family protein encodes MKLHFDPNQSYQLDAINAVVDIFAGQPADSDDATRYMDQGGQLSLEATIARGNSLTLDMAQIIENTHKIQEKNGIEKSEAEEGGFNLPMTFPLEISEKSLKHGMNFSIEMETGTGKTYVYLRTIHELHQCYGWKKFIIVVPSVAIREGVLKNLAITREHFADLYNKPEMDYYVWDSKKTGQAREFATNDTLQIMVITIDSFAKAQNVMNKQSDYGRPLDFIKATHPVVILDEPQNMETDIRRNAVASLNPLCTLRYSATHKYPYNLLYRLTPVDAYDKGLVKKIEVHSVQSEDNYNDAYINVLSLERQSKTRSFAKIEVDASDEYGLQRKIIKVFPGDDLEAKTGRLVYAGYYVESINHGDDCVEFSNGKVVYVGQRDESLHDDIIKRQIELTIDDHFDKQRRLGSSVKVLSLFFIDKVMNYREYTANGIENGRFAKWFEEAYNKVSSKPKYAGVMDNLSASEVHNGYFAADKSGQWKDSRDTKGEGGRTKDDDTAYTLIMKDKERLLDINEPLRFIFSHSALREGWDNPNVFQICTLNETSSQMKKRQEIGRGLRLPVNVDGQRVYDDNVNILTVIANESYADFSRKLQTEIEEETGIHFGGRIKNRDDRRPVRFQKSRALDPAFEELWDKIKHKTTYRVAIDTDKLVTEAASELAQVTISKPNIAETKTLIDPMGNDNGFMVRETGFNTYAVRQAEVKMPNLLADIQRQTQMTRRVIFEVLDQAGMFAQVAINPQQVIDETARAINRVKQRLAVDGVKYHRTGEYYDMTLFENGELQAYLYDAAMKSGAIAVGDQTKTIYDYVAVDSEVEREFMRSLEDNADVKFYIKLPGWFKIDTPVGKYNPDWAVAFDGDEQIYFVAETKGSDDINDNHLSSNERGKITAARQHFAEIDVPYVAPVRSLRQVLTMVRDI; translated from the coding sequence ATGAAGCTCCACTTTGATCCCAACCAATCCTATCAACTCGACGCCATCAATGCGGTGGTGGATATATTTGCTGGGCAGCCAGCGGACAGTGACGATGCGACTCGCTATATGGATCAGGGTGGGCAGTTAAGCTTGGAAGCGACAATTGCTAGAGGGAATAGCTTGACGTTAGATATGGCGCAGATAATTGAGAATACGCATAAAATTCAAGAGAAAAATGGTATCGAGAAAAGCGAGGCTGAAGAAGGTGGCTTTAACTTGCCGATGACTTTTCCGCTAGAAATTAGTGAAAAATCTCTGAAGCACGGCATGAATTTCTCCATCGAGATGGAGACTGGTACGGGTAAAACGTATGTGTACTTGCGGACGATTCATGAGCTACATCAGTGCTACGGTTGGAAGAAGTTTATCATCGTGGTGCCGAGCGTGGCGATTCGTGAGGGTGTGCTGAAGAATTTAGCGATCACCAGGGAGCACTTCGCCGATCTCTACAACAAGCCGGAGATGGATTACTACGTTTGGGATAGTAAGAAAACCGGTCAGGCTCGTGAGTTTGCGACGAACGATACCTTGCAGATCATGGTAATTACCATTGATAGCTTTGCCAAGGCGCAGAATGTGATGAACAAGCAGAGCGATTATGGTCGGCCACTCGATTTCATCAAGGCCACTCACCCAGTGGTTATTCTCGACGAACCGCAGAATATGGAAACTGACATACGGCGGAATGCTGTTGCTAGCCTTAATCCGCTGTGCACGTTGCGCTATAGTGCCACGCATAAGTATCCGTATAATTTACTGTACCGTTTGACGCCAGTGGACGCTTATGATAAGGGGCTGGTCAAAAAGATCGAGGTGCATAGCGTCCAGAGTGAGGATAATTATAATGATGCGTATATCAATGTATTGTCGCTGGAGCGTCAGTCAAAGACTCGCTCATTCGCCAAGATAGAGGTGGATGCGAGTGATGAGTATGGCTTGCAACGCAAAATCATCAAGGTGTTCCCGGGCGATGATCTGGAGGCAAAGACGGGTCGTTTGGTCTACGCTGGCTACTATGTCGAGTCGATCAATCACGGTGATGATTGCGTCGAGTTTAGTAATGGTAAGGTAGTTTACGTTGGTCAGCGTGACGAAAGCCTACATGATGACATCATCAAGCGGCAGATTGAGCTGACGATTGATGACCACTTTGATAAACAGCGCCGACTGGGGAGTAGCGTCAAAGTGCTGAGTCTATTCTTTATCGATAAAGTCATGAACTATCGCGAATATACGGCGAACGGTATAGAGAATGGCAGATTCGCTAAGTGGTTTGAGGAAGCCTACAACAAGGTCTCGTCTAAACCAAAATATGCCGGCGTCATGGACAATTTATCGGCAAGCGAGGTGCACAATGGCTATTTTGCGGCAGACAAGAGTGGTCAGTGGAAGGACTCTCGCGACACCAAAGGCGAGGGTGGGCGGACGAAGGACGATGATACGGCGTATACCTTAATCATGAAAGATAAAGAAAGACTGCTGGATATAAATGAGCCGCTGCGGTTTATCTTTAGCCACTCCGCACTACGTGAGGGCTGGGATAATCCTAATGTATTTCAAATTTGTACGCTTAACGAAACGTCGAGCCAAATGAAAAAACGCCAAGAAATCGGGCGAGGACTGCGCTTGCCGGTGAATGTTGACGGACAACGAGTCTATGACGATAACGTTAATATACTAACGGTGATTGCTAATGAGAGTTATGCAGATTTCAGCCGTAAGCTTCAGACGGAGATTGAGGAGGAGACGGGCATTCACTTTGGTGGACGAATCAAAAATCGTGATGATCGGCGACCTGTTAGGTTTCAGAAATCACGGGCGCTTGACCCAGCATTTGAGGAGCTATGGGATAAGATTAAGCATAAAACGACTTATCGGGTGGCGATTGATACAGACAAGTTAGTGACGGAGGCGGCCAGTGAATTAGCGCAGGTCACTATTAGTAAACCCAATATCGCTGAGACAAAAACACTGATTGATCCTATGGGTAATGATAATGGCTTTATGGTGCGCGAGACTGGTTTCAACACGTATGCGGTGCGCCAAGCTGAGGTAAAGATGCCGAATTTATTAGCGGATATTCAGCGTCAGACACAAATGACTCGCCGGGTGATATTTGAAGTGCTTGATCAAGCGGGGATGTTTGCGCAGGTAGCTATTAATCCACAGCAGGTGATTGATGAAACAGCTCGGGCGATTAATCGGGTGAAGCAGCGTTTGGCAGTTGATGGCGTTAAATATCACAGGACAGGCGAGTATTATGACATGACGTTGTTTGAGAATGGTGAGCTACAGGCATACTTGTATGATGCGGCGATGAAGAGCGGGGCGATTGCAGTGGGCGACCAGACAAAAACCATCTACGACTACGTGGCGGTTGATTCAGAAGTTGAGCGAGAGTTCATGCGGTCGCTGGAGGATAATGCTGACGTTAAATTCTACATCAAGCTACCAGGTTGGTTTAAGATTGATACGCCAGTCGGCAAGTATAATCCAGATTGGGCTGTGGCGTTTGATGGTGATGAGCAGATTTACTTTGTGGCGGAGACGAAGGGGTCGGATGATATTAATGATAATCACTTGAGTTCTAATGAACGAGGTAAAATTACTGCCGCCCGCCAGCATTTTGCAGAAATTGACGTACCATATGTGGCGCCGGTGCGGAGTTTGCGGCAAGTATTGACTATGGTCAGAGATATCTAA
- a CDS encoding AAA family ATPase: MKITRIEIKNFRSIAEVIIEPSMFNVQVGQNNHGKTNYFEALNWFFSGFSTKDKPDTICRRGTNLKSMSVVVTFSGLQAAIANMSNETKKKALQKIFNNNEDEITIKREGSEPKKRFLLTPSGEWSDPMGADRTWGDLLPKLEYVSTQIAAHDINGYKKSSPIAEMLSGVLGAIIETDTQYQAFKEQFTKLFGDNDSPVRVELNALGSAVQGYLQKQFPDGTMVNFNVENPIFEDLLKNFTTEVDDGVVTSAEEKGDGMQRALMLAIIQAYADYRRERAIARKFIFLIDEAELHLHPTAQRALKNALKEISTNGEQVFINTHSSVLISDDDQDEKIFEVKKNNGVTGMHEIEEHYKQFVVFELLGGSPADILLPKNFLIVEGISECAFLARIVDRFYPGYKGIFILSAEGNEVQQGRSMNMVSKAYMPTKLIYRNRVVILCDKPEGREVDFEQFIDSYNLKKDEDYFVLTRASLEEYYPSPWKKSSEETKELGKNREKVVLAKKVAEEITQEQFEKEMPLVFNALQKAAERAFD; this comes from the coding sequence ATGAAAATAACTAGAATAGAAATCAAGAACTTCCGTTCTATTGCTGAAGTAATTATTGAACCAAGTATGTTTAACGTACAGGTTGGCCAGAACAATCATGGTAAAACAAACTATTTTGAAGCATTAAACTGGTTTTTCTCTGGGTTTTCTACTAAAGATAAACCAGATACTATTTGTCGCAGGGGTACTAATTTAAAATCGATGTCTGTAGTAGTTACTTTTTCTGGTTTACAGGCTGCTATTGCTAATATGTCTAATGAGACAAAGAAAAAGGCTCTACAAAAAATATTTAACAACAACGAAGATGAGATTACAATAAAGCGTGAAGGTAGTGAGCCTAAAAAGCGTTTCCTGTTGACACCATCTGGAGAATGGTCTGATCCAATGGGGGCAGATAGAACTTGGGGTGACTTGTTACCTAAGCTGGAATATGTGAGCACACAAATAGCGGCACACGACATCAATGGATACAAGAAGAGTTCACCAATAGCAGAGATGCTGTCGGGGGTACTTGGTGCAATAATTGAGACGGATACTCAATACCAGGCGTTTAAAGAACAATTTACAAAACTATTTGGTGATAATGATTCTCCTGTTAGGGTAGAGCTAAATGCGCTTGGTAGTGCAGTACAAGGATATTTACAAAAGCAGTTCCCTGATGGGACAATGGTAAACTTTAATGTTGAAAATCCGATTTTTGAGGATCTACTAAAGAATTTTACCACTGAAGTTGACGACGGTGTGGTAACTTCGGCTGAAGAAAAAGGCGATGGTATGCAAAGAGCTTTGATGCTAGCTATTATTCAGGCTTATGCTGATTATAGGCGCGAGCGTGCGATTGCAAGGAAGTTTATTTTTTTGATTGATGAGGCAGAACTGCACCTACACCCAACAGCTCAGAGGGCACTAAAGAATGCATTAAAAGAAATATCCACAAATGGTGAACAGGTTTTTATAAATACTCACTCGTCTGTTCTGATCTCCGATGATGACCAAGATGAAAAAATATTTGAAGTAAAGAAGAATAACGGCGTTACTGGTATGCATGAAATTGAAGAACATTATAAACAATTCGTGGTTTTTGAATTGCTTGGAGGTTCTCCAGCTGATATTCTCTTACCTAAAAACTTTCTAATAGTTGAAGGTATAAGCGAATGCGCTTTTCTGGCAAGGATAGTTGATAGATTTTATCCAGGATACAAAGGAATTTTTATACTATCTGCTGAAGGTAATGAGGTTCAGCAGGGCCGTTCAATGAATATGGTAAGCAAGGCGTATATGCCAACGAAATTAATTTATAGGAATAGAGTTGTTATTTTGTGTGATAAGCCAGAAGGTAGAGAGGTTGATTTCGAACAATTTATAGACAGCTATAACCTCAAAAAAGACGAAGACTACTTTGTTCTCACACGGGCAAGCCTCGAAGAATATTATCCATCACCATGGAAGAAAAGTAGCGAAGAGACTAAAGAGTTAGGAAAGAACAGGGAAAAAGTTGTATTAGCTAAAAAGGTTGCAGAGGAGATTACGCAGGAACAGTTTGAGAAAGAGATGCCGCTTGTATTTAATGCTCTCCAAAAAGCAGCGGAGAGGGCGTTTGATTAG
- a CDS encoding site-specific DNA-methyltransferase, producing MFIEGDNLAALKILHKAYYGKVKMIYIDPPYNTGNDFIYNDDFKQTRRSYETEAGITDDEGNVVRDDGLRTNTGGHKHSNWLNMMYPRLFLARNLLRQDGVIFVSIDDNEVHNLRLMMNEIFGEENFVADFIWKHRKSSQNDTDVSLSHNYTLCYARRRDDYKLTPLDIDESKFSNPDNDRRGVWVADPFDAPNVRENLTYPITNPVTGEQHLPPGGRHWRFSREKFASVLADNRVVWGKNGKGRPQLKRFLSEAKEKGKNPFTIWDHVGTATEGTKELMRLFNNKKLFDTPKPVLFLKEILKISTDKDDSDVCLDFFSGSGSFAHAVAELNAEDGGNRRWICVQLPELTDEKSEAYKAGYRTIADIARERIRRAGVKIRADQADKLASRDAPLDLGFRVYRVDDSNFKQWNELVSDPEEIRQQALANLDPLEEGTTDDDLLTELLLKRGISPLAQVEQHDDFCFIPSEKLVICLAHSMTEELFATILATKPSSIILLDRAFGGDVNLKVNLLLQAERQGVEGEVV from the coding sequence ATGTTTATCGAGGGTGATAACTTGGCGGCGTTGAAGATTCTCCACAAGGCGTATTATGGCAAGGTCAAGATGATCTATATCGACCCGCCCTACAACACCGGCAATGATTTTATCTACAACGATGACTTCAAGCAAACACGTCGCAGTTATGAGACAGAGGCGGGCATCACTGATGATGAGGGTAACGTTGTGCGGGATGACGGCTTGCGCACCAATACCGGCGGACATAAACACAGCAACTGGCTGAACATGATGTATCCACGCCTCTTCCTGGCTCGTAATTTGCTTCGCCAAGACGGCGTTATCTTCGTCTCGATCGACGACAATGAAGTCCACAACCTCCGCCTGATGATGAACGAGATATTTGGGGAGGAGAATTTTGTAGCTGATTTTATCTGGAAACATCGTAAGTCTAGTCAAAATGACACCGATGTTTCGCTATCGCATAACTACACTCTTTGCTATGCTCGTCGACGTGATGACTATAAACTTACGCCACTTGATATTGATGAGTCTAAATTTTCTAACCCAGACAATGATCGTCGAGGGGTGTGGGTCGCTGATCCATTTGATGCGCCAAATGTTCGAGAAAATCTAACATATCCGATAACGAACCCGGTTACGGGTGAGCAGCACCTCCCTCCAGGAGGGAGGCACTGGCGATTTTCTAGAGAGAAATTCGCCAGTGTCTTGGCGGACAATAGGGTTGTTTGGGGAAAGAATGGCAAGGGTCGTCCTCAGCTAAAACGTTTCCTGTCTGAAGCAAAAGAGAAGGGTAAAAATCCATTTACAATTTGGGATCATGTAGGGACGGCAACCGAAGGAACAAAAGAGCTAATGCGCCTATTCAATAACAAAAAGCTTTTTGATACACCAAAGCCCGTGTTGTTCTTGAAAGAAATTTTGAAAATTTCAACAGACAAAGATGACTCTGATGTTTGCTTAGATTTCTTTAGTGGATCAGGGTCGTTTGCTCATGCTGTTGCCGAACTTAACGCCGAAGACGGCGGCAATCGCCGCTGGATTTGTGTCCAGCTGCCTGAGCTGACTGACGAGAAGTCGGAGGCGTATAAAGCTGGCTACCGCACTATCGCGGACATTGCTCGTGAGCGCATCCGTCGGGCGGGCGTCAAAATCCGTGCTGACCAGGCGGACAAGCTAGCCTCTCGTGACGCTCCACTCGACCTTGGCTTTCGGGTGTATCGGGTGGATGATAGCAACTTCAAGCAGTGGAACGAGCTAGTTTCTGACCCAGAGGAGATTCGCCAGCAGGCGCTCGCTAACCTTGACCCTCTGGAGGAGGGTACGACTGACGACGACCTGCTAACCGAGCTCCTGCTCAAGCGCGGCATCTCGCCATTGGCGCAGGTTGAGCAGCATGATGACTTTTGCTTCATCCCGTCCGAAAAGCTAGTCATTTGCCTAGCGCACTCCATGACGGAGGAATTATTTGCGACCATCCTCGCCACCAAACCATCATCCATCATCCTCCTCGACCGAGCCTTCGGTGGCGACGTGAATCTAAAAGTAAACCTACTCCTCCAGGCCGAGCGTCAGGGTGTAGAGGGGGAGGTGGTGTGA